GTCATTCATCATGCGGAAATGCTCTTCGCGGATGATGTCTTTGTTCCCTGTAGCGGTAACAATGATGTCGGCACGAGGGATAGCGTTGCTCATCTTTTTCACCTCAAAACCATCCATAGCAGCCTGAAGGGCACAGATAGGATCGATTTCGGTAACGATTACACGGCAACCAGCACCACGCAAAGAAGCGGCAGTACCTTTTCCTACATCACCGTAGCCACCTACAACAGCCACTTTACCGGCCAACATAATGTCGGTAGCACGGCGGATAGCATCTACAGCAGACTCGCGGCAGCCATATTTGTTATCAAACTTAGACTTAGTTACAGAGTCGTTTACGTTGATAGCGGGCATGGGCAAAGTCCCTTTCTTCACGCGCTCATATAGGCGGTGCACCCCTGTAGTGGTTTCTTCAGAGATACCGAATACACCTTTGGCCATTTCGGGATATTTGTCCAAAACTACATTTGTCAAATCTCCACCATCATCTAGGATCATGTTCAAGGGCTGGCCATCTTTAAAGCTACGTAGTGTTTGCTCTAGGCACCAGTCGTACTCTTCTTCCGTCATGCCTTTCCAAGCAAAAACGGGTACACCAGCGGCGGCGATAGCAGCAGCGGCTTGATCTTGAGTAGAGAAAATGTTACAAGAAGACCAAGTTACATCGGCGCCAAGGGCTACCAAAGTCTCGATCAAAACAGCAGTTTGGATAGTCATGTGCAGGCAACCTGCAATGCGAGCTCCTTTAAGAGGTTGGCTCTCTCCATATTTCTCACGTAGGGCCATCAAGCCAGGCATTTCTGCTTCGGCTAGGGTAATTTCTTTGCGGCCCCAGTCGGCTAGCGAGATGTCTTTTACTTTGTAGTTCAACTTATTTACTGTTTCCATTCAGTTAAAAACTAGATTGAGTGATAAAATCAGCACAAAAGTACAATTTTATCCCTGATTTACAAAATATCTTAAGCTATTGATTATCAAAGCTAATCATTCTTTAGTACGATACGGTAGCGGGCCTTGCCAGCTTCCAAATGGGCGATAGCCTCATTGATTTGGCTCATAGGGAACTCCTGCACCTGGGGGTAGATATTGTGGCGCAGGCAAAACTCAAACATTTTGAGCATATCGCTGGGGCTAGCCACTGGGCTACCGCCCACAGACTTCTGTCCGCCAATCAGACTAAAAGCAGGAATCTGCATAGGTTCGAGGACTGCTCCTACGGTATGGAATCGGCCATTGGGGGCTAAGCAGCTGAGGTAGGCGTTCCAGTCTAGGCTTACATTGGTTGTATTGATAATAAAGTCGAGTTGGCCTTTCATTTGGGCCAGACTTTTGGCAGAGCGAGAATTGACCACTTTGGTTGCTCCCATGGCCAAAATTTCCTCCCTTTTATCGGGATTAGAACTAAAGGCCACCACCTCACAGCCCCAGTACTTCAAAAACTTGAGGGCCAAATGGCCTAGACCACCAATACCAATCACGCCCACCTTATCGGTAGGACGGACGCCTGTATTTAGGATGGGATTAAAGACCGTTGCGCCTCCACAGAGCAAGGGCCCCGCCTTGCTCAAATCGGTTCCCTCTGGTAAAGCAATCGCCCAAGACCAATGCGCCCGAACATGAGAGGCAAAACCGCCATGTCGGCCAACAATAACGCCCTGCGCCTCGCCACAAAGATGTTGCTCTCCGCCCATACAGCTAGGGCAATGCATACAAGAAGAAGAGAACCAACCGACCCCAACCAAATCGCCTACTTTTAGGCCTTTAACCTCGGTTCCGGCAGCAATAACTTCCCCCACAATTTCGTGCCCTGGCACAAAGGGGTAAGTCGTATTGCCCCAGTC
This genomic interval from Saprospira grandis contains the following:
- the ahcY gene encoding adenosylhomocysteinase; translation: METVNKLNYKVKDISLADWGRKEITLAEAEMPGLMALREKYGESQPLKGARIAGCLHMTIQTAVLIETLVALGADVTWSSCNIFSTQDQAAAAIAAAGVPVFAWKGMTEEEYDWCLEQTLRSFKDGQPLNMILDDGGDLTNVVLDKYPEMAKGVFGISEETTTGVHRLYERVKKGTLPMPAINVNDSVTKSKFDNKYGCRESAVDAIRRATDIMLAGKVAVVGGYGDVGKGTAASLRGAGCRVIVTEIDPICALQAAMDGFEVKKMSNAIPRADIIVTATGNKDIIREEHFRMMNDKTILCNIGHFDNEIDMAWLNKAYGSTKVEIKPQVDLYNIEGKDIIVLAEGRLVNLGCATGHPSFVMSNSFTNQTLAQIELWTKRDTDEYGKDVYMLPKHLDEEVARLHLAKIGVELEELSQEQAEYIGVTVKGPYKPEHYRY
- the ahr gene encoding NADPH-dependent aldehyde reductase Ahr, with the translated sequence MNVKAYAAEKAGGKLKPFDYELPQLGKEEVDIKVHYCGLCHSDLSMLNNDWGNTTYPFVPGHEIVGEVIAAGTEVKGLKVGDLVGVGWFSSSCMHCPSCMGGEQHLCGEAQGVIVGRHGGFASHVRAHWSWAIALPEGTDLSKAGPLLCGGATVFNPILNTGVRPTDKVGVIGIGGLGHLALKFLKYWGCEVVAFSSNPDKREEILAMGATKVVNSRSAKSLAQMKGQLDFIINTTNVSLDWNAYLSCLAPNGRFHTVGAVLEPMQIPAFSLIGGQKSVGGSPVASPSDMLKMFEFCLRHNIYPQVQEFPMSQINEAIAHLEAGKARYRIVLKND